A section of the Arcobacter roscoffensis genome encodes:
- the pstA gene encoding phosphate ABC transporter permease PstA: protein MISKKDKQKQKENPFYDPSLKKRHASAGRFKKFTLTSLVFSIAFLAFFLFDIIGKGIPAFNVTYVKVEVNYSEEAVKDYRKAVDRKYRNIISRAWLRELPLIIKNDPTLLNTKKTQWVLADDQVDQYIKEHHYRLKRKDRALVDDMKAQGLVELKFNSIFFTQGDSKTPEYAGLFSAMVGSVLTLMITMLVAFPIGVMTAIYLEEFADDNKFTRFIEVNINNLAAIPSILFGLLGLAIFINLFGMPRSSPLVGGLTLALMTLPIIIVSSRAALRAVPDSIRQAGYGLGLTKIEVTRDHVLPLAFPGVLTGSIIGLAQAMGETAPLIIIGMIAFIPDAPSMVTDAATVMPAQLFTWAGMPEKMYIEKTAAGIMVLLSVLISLNALAIYLRKKFEVKW, encoded by the coding sequence ATGATTAGTAAAAAAGATAAACAAAAACAAAAAGAAAACCCATTTTACGATCCATCGTTAAAGAAAAGACACGCAAGTGCAGGAAGATTTAAAAAGTTTACTTTAACTTCATTAGTCTTCTCTATTGCATTTTTGGCATTCTTTTTATTTGATATTATTGGAAAAGGTATTCCTGCTTTTAACGTAACTTATGTAAAAGTTGAAGTAAACTATAGTGAAGAGGCTGTAAAAGATTATAGAAAAGCTGTTGATAGAAAATATAGAAATATCATCTCAAGAGCTTGGCTTAGAGAATTACCTTTAATAATTAAAAATGACCCTACACTTCTTAACACAAAAAAGACTCAATGGGTTTTAGCTGATGATCAAGTTGATCAGTATATTAAAGAACATCACTATAGATTAAAAAGAAAAGATAGAGCTTTAGTTGATGATATGAAAGCACAGGGTTTAGTTGAACTTAAATTCAACTCAATTTTCTTTACACAAGGGGATTCTAAAACTCCTGAGTATGCAGGTTTATTCTCTGCTATGGTTGGTTCTGTTTTAACACTAATGATCACAATGCTAGTTGCTTTCCCAATTGGGGTTATGACAGCTATTTACTTAGAAGAGTTTGCAGATGATAATAAATTTACACGATTTATTGAAGTAAATATCAATAACCTTGCGGCAATTCCTTCAATTTTATTTGGTCTTTTAGGGCTTGCTATTTTTATCAACCTTTTTGGGATGCCAAGAAGTTCACCCTTAGTTGGTGGTTTAACACTAGCACTTATGACCTTACCAATTATTATTGTAAGTTCAAGAGCAGCTTTAAGAGCAGTTCCAGATAGTATTAGACAAGCTGGTTATGGACTTGGTCTTACAAAGATAGAAGTTACAAGAGACCATGTTTTACCTCTTGCATTCCCTGGGGTTTTAACAGGTTCTATTATTGGTTTAGCACAAGCTATGGGTGAGACTGCACCATTGATTATTATTGGTATGATTGCATTTATTCCAGATGCTCCAAGTATGGTTACAGATGCAGCAACAGTTATGCCAGCACAGTTATTCACATGGGCAGGTATGCCAGAAAAAATGTATATAGAAAAAACAGCAGCAGGTATTATGGTACTTTTATCGGTACTTATTTCACTAAATGCACTTGCAATATATTTAAGAAAAAAATTCGAAGTTAAATGGTAG
- the pstC gene encoding phosphate ABC transporter permease subunit PstC → MSTFESKNKKTEVIEKLIKLALITASVIAILTTFGILFSILFEAIEFFQMRSFWYFITGSEWTPGVVGSKFGAVPIFAGTFVITIIALSVAIPIGLGSAVYMSEYASPKLRDYLKPILEVLAGIPTVVYGFFAAITVAPFIVKAANTVGLEATFNSALASGIVMGIMIIPVISSLSDDVIRSVPDSQRKAAYGLGMTHGEVIKNIVLPSAMPGIISASLLGLSKALGETMIVVMAAGLRPNLSWNPLEDMTTVTVTIVNSLVGDFEFNSPETLSAFALGLILFIVTLVLNMISLSLIRKFKEKYKVNTL, encoded by the coding sequence TTGAGCACTTTTGAATCTAAGAACAAAAAAACGGAAGTTATTGAAAAGCTAATTAAATTAGCATTAATCACAGCTTCTGTTATTGCAATTTTAACTACATTTGGTATTTTATTTTCAATTCTTTTTGAAGCAATTGAATTTTTCCAAATGAGAAGTTTTTGGTACTTCATTACAGGAAGTGAATGGACACCTGGAGTTGTAGGAAGTAAATTTGGTGCAGTACCAATTTTTGCAGGTACATTTGTAATTACTATTATTGCACTTAGTGTTGCTATACCTATTGGTTTAGGATCTGCTGTTTACATGAGTGAATATGCAAGCCCGAAATTAAGAGACTATTTAAAGCCTATCTTAGAAGTACTTGCAGGTATTCCTACAGTTGTTTATGGTTTCTTCGCAGCAATTACAGTAGCTCCTTTTATTGTTAAAGCAGCAAATACTGTAGGTCTAGAAGCTACTTTTAACTCAGCCTTAGCATCTGGTATCGTAATGGGGATTATGATCATTCCTGTTATATCATCACTTTCAGATGATGTTATTAGATCAGTTCCTGATTCTCAAAGAAAAGCTGCTTATGGTTTAGGTATGACACATGGTGAAGTTATTAAAAATATCGTTTTACCATCTGCCATGCCAGGTATTATTTCAGCTTCACTTCTAGGACTTTCAAAAGCTTTAGGTGAAACTATGATTGTTGTTATGGCAGCAGGTCTTAGACCAAACTTATCATGGAATCCACTTGAAGATATGACTACGGTTACAGTTACAATTGTAAACTCATTAGTTGGTGATTTTGAATTTAATTCTCCTGAAACATTATCAGCATTTGCCTTAGGTTTAATACTATTTATTGTTACATTAGTTTTAAATATGATTTCATTGTCATTAATTAGAAAATTCAAAGAAAAATATAAAGTGAACACATTATGA
- a CDS encoding EAL domain-containing protein → MTKKWNTILRRLDYAFQPIIHAHTGKTFAVEALLRNVNDTEYVNSIQELFDMAFQEDIIYELDLILREKAISKFSQIEVENLRLFYNLDNRIIYNKTYRSGNTSKILEKYNLTKSTVCFELSEKGTTIEQSALSSMLQTYKKSGYQLAIDDFGIGVSGLKLLYFSEADIIKLDRFFVSNIDTDSKKKLFCSSIVEMAHVMGMKVIAEGVETKNEFLTCKDMGVDFIQGYLVQKPTVKTNEIKPMYKKIIDLIHNDKRNDTIHIIEKKYIENIEPLNINSSLHDLFVYFKNQTKNIFVPIIDDYKNLLGVIYEIDIKKISYSQYGLSLAKNKNISSTLKKYIKEVVSVESSWGIDKTLDRFNHNSKESMGIFITNANKYKGFIGLNSLLELSHKRNIEIASNQNPLTKLPGNQQIENFIYEASQNKSSHISHMLYFDFNDFKPFNDYYGFRQGDRAILIFSELIQKKYSNDFFIAHIGGDDFFIGAKNKSFEDLFELTNNVLKEFKDSVKNLYNSSDKKNGYIITKDRFDQKRKFHLLSTSCAIIEVSEKSKIQNFDYTISLLKKHSKKYNFPLCASI, encoded by the coding sequence ATGACAAAAAAATGGAATACAATTTTAAGAAGGTTAGATTATGCCTTTCAACCAATCATTCATGCTCATACAGGTAAAACTTTTGCTGTTGAAGCCTTACTTAGAAATGTAAATGATACTGAATATGTAAACTCAATTCAAGAGCTTTTTGATATGGCTTTTCAAGAAGATATTATATATGAGCTAGATTTAATACTAAGAGAAAAAGCAATTAGCAAGTTTTCACAAATTGAGGTGGAAAATTTAAGACTATTTTATAATCTAGATAACCGAATAATTTATAACAAAACTTATAGATCAGGTAATACTTCAAAGATACTTGAAAAGTATAATTTAACAAAAAGTACAGTTTGTTTTGAGCTAAGTGAAAAAGGTACAACTATAGAACAAAGTGCTCTATCAAGCATGTTACAGACTTATAAAAAAAGTGGATACCAATTAGCAATTGATGATTTTGGAATTGGTGTTTCTGGCTTAAAACTTCTATATTTTTCAGAGGCAGATATTATAAAACTTGATAGATTTTTTGTATCAAATATTGATACAGACTCAAAGAAAAAACTATTTTGTAGCTCAATTGTAGAAATGGCTCATGTAATGGGAATGAAAGTCATAGCAGAAGGTGTTGAAACTAAAAATGAATTCTTAACTTGTAAAGATATGGGTGTTGATTTTATTCAAGGATACTTAGTTCAAAAGCCTACTGTAAAAACAAATGAAATAAAGCCTATGTATAAAAAGATTATTGACTTAATACATAATGATAAAAGAAACGATACAATTCACATAATAGAAAAAAAATATATTGAAAATATAGAACCTTTAAATATAAATAGCTCCCTACATGATTTATTTGTTTATTTTAAAAATCAAACTAAAAATATCTTTGTTCCAATAATTGATGATTATAAAAATCTACTTGGTGTGATTTATGAAATTGATATAAAAAAAATATCTTATTCACAATATGGATTATCACTAGCTAAAAATAAAAACATATCTTCAACATTAAAAAAATATATAAAAGAAGTAGTCTCAGTTGAGTCATCTTGGGGTATTGATAAAACTTTAGATAGATTTAATCATAATTCAAAAGAATCTATGGGTATATTTATTACCAATGCAAATAAATATAAAGGCTTTATTGGCTTAAATTCTTTACTTGAATTATCACACAAAAGAAATATTGAAATAGCATCAAATCAAAATCCTCTTACTAAGTTACCTGGAAATCAACAAATAGAAAACTTTATATATGAGGCTTCTCAAAATAAAAGCTCTCATATTTCACATATGCTTTATTTTGATTTTAATGACTTCAAGCCTTTTAATGACTATTATGGTTTTAGACAAGGGGATAGAGCTATTTTGATTTTCTCTGAATTAATTCAGAAGAAATACTCAAATGATTTTTTTATCGCTCATATTGGAGGAGATGATTTCTTTATTGGTGCAAAAAACAAAAGTTTTGAAGATTTATTTGAACTTACAAATAATGTATTAAAAGAGTTTAAAGATAGCGTGAAAAATCTTTATAATAGTTCTGATAAAAAAAATGGCTACATTATTACAAAAGACAGATTTGATCAAAAAAGAAAATTTCATCTATTATCAACCTCTTGTGCTATAATTGAAGTATCAGAAAAGTCAAAAATACAAAACTTCGACTATACAATTAGCCTTTTGAAAAAACACTCAAAAAAATACAACTTCCCACTTTGCGCCTCTATTTAA
- a CDS encoding PstS family phosphate ABC transporter substrate-binding protein, whose translation MKKTLLALGASALLVTSLSARDQIKIVGSSTVYPFASSVAEELGATTKYPTPVVESTGSGGGMKLFCAGNGLNTPDITNASRRIKAKEFKMCQENGVTDITESVIGYDGIAFAQSNSNAPFDISREHLALAVAKEVPSKDGKSLIANPYKKWSDIDASLPNREIIVYGPPKSSGTRDAFEELVMQKVFKKMPLYTNLYKADKKANKKYKKYSVVRTDGAYVESGENDNLIVQKLNKNKSAFGVFGFSFLVENDDMLQGATINGIAPTPDTISSGDYPVSRSLFFYVKNSHSEKVPAMNKYVDLFMSEKMIGKDGILGEIGLIALPDATRNAIRASVSKREKLTLDALKKH comes from the coding sequence ATGAAAAAAACACTTTTAGCTTTAGGGGCAAGTGCATTATTAGTTACTAGTTTAAGTGCTAGAGATCAAATCAAAATCGTAGGTTCATCTACTGTATATCCATTCGCATCATCAGTTGCTGAAGAATTAGGTGCTACAACTAAATACCCAACTCCAGTAGTTGAATCAACTGGTTCAGGTGGTGGTATGAAACTATTTTGTGCTGGTAATGGATTAAATACTCCTGATATTACTAATGCTTCAAGAAGAATAAAAGCTAAAGAATTTAAAATGTGTCAAGAAAATGGTGTTACTGATATCACTGAATCTGTAATTGGTTATGATGGTATTGCATTCGCACAATCTAACTCAAATGCTCCTTTTGATATTTCAAGAGAACACTTAGCATTAGCAGTAGCTAAAGAAGTACCTTCAAAAGATGGTAAATCATTAATTGCTAACCCATACAAAAAATGGTCTGATATTGACGCTTCATTACCAAATAGAGAAATCATTGTTTATGGACCACCAAAATCATCTGGTACAAGAGATGCATTTGAAGAGTTAGTAATGCAAAAAGTATTCAAAAAAATGCCTTTATACACTAACCTTTACAAAGCTGACAAAAAAGCTAACAAAAAATATAAAAAATACTCTGTAGTTAGAACAGATGGTGCTTATGTTGAGTCTGGTGAAAATGATAACTTAATCGTTCAAAAATTAAATAAAAACAAATCTGCATTTGGTGTATTTGGATTCTCTTTCTTAGTTGAAAATGATGATATGCTACAAGGTGCAACAATCAATGGTATTGCTCCAACTCCAGATACTATTTCATCAGGAGATTACCCAGTATCTAGATCATTATTCTTCTACGTGAAAAATTCTCACTCTGAAAAAGTTCCAGCAATGAACAAATATGTTGATTTATTCATGAGTGAAAAAATGATTGGAAAAGATGGAATTTTAGGTGAAATCGGTCTAATTGCTTTACCTGATGCTACAAGAAATGCTATTAGAGCATCTGTTTCAAAAAGAGAAAAATTAACTTTAGACGCATTAAAAAAACACTAA
- a CDS encoding DUF1653 domain-containing protein: protein MNISKNTIYKHYKNNHTYEVIDFCKIQENDIWVEAVLYRPTDCDELFVRALKEFQEKFSLVN, encoded by the coding sequence ATGAATATCTCAAAAAATACAATTTACAAACACTACAAAAACAATCATACTTATGAAGTAATAGATTTCTGTAAAATTCAAGAAAATGACATTTGGGTTGAAGCTGTACTTTATAGACCAACTGATTGTGATGAACTTTTTGTTAGAGCACTTAAAGAGTTCCAAGAAAAATTCTCTTTAGTAAACTAA
- the prfA gene encoding peptide chain release factor 1 — protein MTQEKLQPFINRYNEINDLLISPDITSDIKKMTELSKEQSNIEPIVKKAQEYIQVLEDIDENKMLLDDDELGELAKEELKELESKKPVLEEEIKFLMIPKDPNDDKNIYLELRAGTGGDEAAIFVGDLFRAYLRYAENNNWKVEIMNSSESESGGYKEIVILVKGDHVFSKLKFEGGTHRVQRVPATESQGRVHTSAITVAVMPEVDDVDVQIDPNDLKIDVMRASGNGGQSVNTTDSAVRITHIPTGLVVTNQDQKSQHKNKDKAMKVLKARLYDVQMSEKMQAEGANRKEQVGTGDRSGRIRTYNYPQGRISDHRINLTLYRLDAIMNDGLFDEVIDPLIADHQTKLIEANGL, from the coding sequence ATGACTCAAGAAAAATTACAACCCTTTATTAATAGGTACAATGAGATTAATGATCTGTTAATCTCTCCTGATATTACTAGTGATATTAAAAAAATGACTGAACTTTCAAAAGAGCAGTCAAACATCGAACCAATAGTTAAAAAAGCTCAAGAATATATTCAAGTATTAGAAGATATTGATGAGAATAAAATGCTTTTAGATGATGATGAATTAGGTGAACTTGCAAAAGAAGAACTTAAAGAACTTGAATCAAAAAAACCTGTGCTTGAGGAAGAAATTAAATTTTTAATGATTCCTAAAGATCCTAATGATGATAAAAATATTTATTTAGAGTTAAGAGCAGGAACAGGTGGTGATGAAGCAGCTATCTTTGTTGGTGACTTATTTAGAGCTTACTTAAGATATGCAGAAAATAACAATTGGAAAGTTGAAATCATGAACTCTTCAGAGAGTGAATCAGGTGGATATAAAGAGATTGTAATTTTGGTAAAAGGTGACCATGTATTTTCAAAGTTAAAATTTGAAGGTGGTACACACAGAGTTCAAAGAGTACCTGCAACAGAGTCTCAAGGCCGTGTCCATACATCTGCTATTACTGTAGCTGTAATGCCTGAAGTTGATGATGTTGATGTTCAAATTGATCCAAATGATTTAAAAATTGATGTAATGAGAGCTAGTGGAAATGGTGGTCAATCTGTAAATACTACAGACTCGGCTGTAAGAATTACACATATTCCAACTGGTCTTGTTGTAACAAACCAAGATCAAAAGTCTCAACACAAAAATAAAGACAAAGCTATGAAAGTTTTAAAAGCTAGACTTTATGATGTGCAAATGAGTGAGAAAATGCAAGCTGAAGGTGCCAACAGAAAAGAACAAGTTGGTACAGGAGATAGAAGTGGAAGAATTAGAACTTATAATTATCCACAAGGAAGAATTAGCGACCATAGAATAAATCTTACTTTATATAGACTGGATGCAATAATGAATGATGGATTGTTTGATGAAGTAATTGATCCTCTTATTGCTGATCATCAAACAAAACTTATTGAAGCAAATGGATTATAA
- the rpsT gene encoding 30S ribosomal protein S20, protein MANHKSAEKRARQTKVRTERNRFYKTRIKNVIKAVLAAVEAADKEAATTAMATANKYIHHCVSKGILKKGNAARKVSRLQTKVNAI, encoded by the coding sequence ATGGCAAATCATAAATCTGCTGAGAAAAGAGCTAGACAAACTAAGGTTAGAACTGAAAGAAACAGATTCTACAAAACAAGAATTAAAAACGTAATCAAAGCTGTATTAGCTGCTGTTGAAGCTGCTGACAAAGAAGCTGCAACTACTGCAATGGCTACTGCAAACAAATACATCCACCATTGTGTATCTAAAGGTATCCTTAAAAAAGGTAATGCTGCTAGAAAAGTTTCTAGATTACAAACTAAAGTTAACGCTATATAA
- the glmM gene encoding phosphoglucosamine mutase has translation MKLFGTDGVRGKAGEFLDAMTVLKLAKAAGIYFRKHSTTKKILVGKDTRRSGYMIENALVSGLTAVGYDVIQIGPMPTPAIAYLTESMRCDAGIMISASHNPYEDNGIKFFDNHGNKLSVSCEKKIEEIFNNQEIMISEQVTGRNIGSSKRIDDVIGRYIVSIKSSFPTDLNLSGLRIVLDCANGAAYKVGPTILEELGADVITINDKPNGYNINEDCGAMHPENVGKLVREYRADIGLALDGDADRLVVIDENGDVVDGDKLIGALCKFLNDEKLLKGKACVATIMSNKALEDYLAKDDIELHRSNVGDKYVLETMNAENINFGGEQSGHIIFADAAKTGDGLASALQVLALVLKSGKNASEVLNPFDLYPQSQHNMKVDEKIPLEEIKGYAELISKMKEKGLREVVRYSGTENKIRLLLEGKDKKVVEEEMEELIAFFKKAL, from the coding sequence ATGAAGCTATTTGGAACTGATGGTGTTAGAGGTAAGGCTGGTGAGTTTTTAGATGCAATGACTGTACTTAAATTAGCAAAAGCTGCAGGTATCTATTTTAGAAAGCATTCAACAACTAAAAAAATTCTTGTAGGAAAAGATACAAGAAGAAGTGGTTATATGATTGAAAATGCTTTAGTATCAGGATTAACTGCTGTAGGTTATGATGTAATTCAAATTGGTCCTATGCCAACTCCTGCTATTGCATACTTAACTGAATCAATGAGATGTGATGCCGGTATTATGATATCAGCTTCTCACAATCCTTATGAAGATAATGGTATCAAGTTTTTTGATAATCACGGTAACAAACTTAGTGTATCTTGTGAGAAAAAAATAGAAGAGATTTTTAACAATCAAGAAATTATGATCAGTGAGCAAGTAACAGGAAGGAATATCGGTTCTTCTAAAAGAATTGATGATGTAATTGGAAGATATATTGTTTCAATTAAAAGCTCATTCCCTACTGATTTAAACCTTAGTGGTTTAAGAATTGTTCTTGACTGTGCAAATGGTGCTGCTTATAAAGTTGGCCCTACAATTTTAGAAGAATTAGGTGCTGATGTAATTACTATAAATGATAAACCAAATGGTTACAATATTAATGAAGATTGTGGAGCAATGCATCCTGAAAATGTTGGAAAATTAGTAAGAGAATATAGAGCTGATATTGGTCTTGCACTTGATGGTGATGCAGATAGATTAGTTGTTATAGATGAAAATGGTGATGTTGTTGATGGTGATAAATTAATAGGTGCTTTATGTAAATTTTTAAATGATGAAAAGTTATTAAAAGGTAAAGCATGTGTTGCTACTATTATGTCAAATAAAGCTTTAGAAGATTATCTAGCAAAAGATGATATAGAACTTCATAGATCAAATGTTGGGGACAAATATGTTCTTGAAACTATGAATGCTGAAAATATAAACTTTGGTGGTGAACAAAGTGGACATATTATTTTTGCAGATGCTGCAAAAACAGGAGATGGCTTAGCTTCGGCACTTCAAGTTTTAGCATTAGTGCTAAAATCAGGTAAAAATGCAAGTGAAGTTTTAAATCCATTTGATTTATATCCACAATCACAACACAATATGAAAGTTGATGAAAAAATACCTTTAGAAGAAATTAAAGGTTATGCAGAACTAATCTCTAAAATGAAAGAAAAAGGTTTAAGAGAAGTAGTAAGATACTCAGGAACTGAGAATAAGATCAGACTACTTTTAGAAGGGAAAGACAAAAAAGTAGTTGAAGAGGAAATGGAAGAATTAATTGCATTCTTCAAAAAGGCACTATGA
- the lspA gene encoding signal peptidase II has product MKKKFNITLIIFAFIFVIDQVVKYGFVNFDWDVEGPIMSLQLAYNYGVAFSMFAFLAEYLKYIQLLILAGATIYLLKNKDVFNDYYIAIALIYAGGLSNILDRFTYGAVVDYFYWHYGFEFAIFNLADVIINLGVAIVIFIQIKKAREEKKQKELSS; this is encoded by the coding sequence ATGAAAAAAAAGTTTAATATAACTTTAATAATATTTGCTTTCATCTTTGTAATTGATCAAGTTGTTAAATATGGTTTTGTAAACTTTGATTGGGATGTAGAAGGTCCTATTATGTCTTTGCAACTTGCATACAATTACGGAGTTGCTTTTTCAATGTTTGCTTTTTTAGCTGAGTATTTAAAATATATTCAGCTTTTAATTTTAGCAGGTGCTACAATATACCTTTTAAAAAATAAGGATGTTTTTAATGACTACTATATTGCAATTGCACTCATTTACGCAGGAGGACTATCTAATATTTTAGATAGGTTTACTTATGGGGCTGTTGTTGATTATTTTTATTGGCATTATGGCTTTGAATTTGCTATATTTAATCTTGCTGATGTGATTATCAATTTAGGTGTAGCTATTGTAATATTTATTCAAATTAAAAAAGCAAGAGAAGAGAAAAAACAAAAAGAGTTAAGTTCTTAA